Proteins encoded within one genomic window of Hevea brasiliensis isolate MT/VB/25A 57/8 chromosome 8, ASM3005281v1, whole genome shotgun sequence:
- the LOC110672299 gene encoding mitogen-activated protein kinase kinase kinase 18-like produces MARFHQCSSPQPREWVKGKVIGSGSHGNVHLAMNKVTGELFTVKFAHSRIAVQSLENEANFLESFDSPYIVQYLGKNISKGSSNDETSLSIFMEYMPAGSLSDVAEKFGGALDEEVIRLYTREILCGLKCIHEQGIVHCDLKCKNVLLGSSGNVKLADFGCAKRVKDVGRNVNLLHSWQDIGGTPLWMAPEVLRKERLDFASDIWSLGCTVIEMATGKTPWSGLQVSNPMAAVLKIACSDEKPRSPTHFSEEGLDFLTRCLERNPEMRWSAEELLDHPFISAKLQRKFACSPVSVFEVGIFDEAYESDESVSPNEDEFRGRNPFSTRHCEERKRIERRQRAADNDFGSSEDWITVRSG; encoded by the coding sequence ATGGCTAGATTTCACCAATGCTCATCTCCTCAACCCCGCGAATGGGTGAAGGGCAAAGTTATTGGATCAGGATCACATGgtaatgttcatttggccatgaaTAAAGTCACAGGAGAACTCTTTACTGTAAAGTTTGCACATTCCAGGATCGCTGTTCAATCTTTAGAGAACGAGGCTAACTTCCTGGAGAGTTTCGATTCGCCATACATTGTCCAGTATCTAGGAAAGAACATCTCAAAAGGATCATCAAATGATGAGACTAGTCTGAGTATTTTCATGGAGTATATGCCTGCAGGCAGTTTATCAGATGTTGCGGAGAAATTTGGCGGAGCATTAGACGAGGAAGTTATTCGTTTGTATACAAGAGAGATTCTTTGTGGTTTGAAGTGTATTCATGAGCAAGGGATTGTGCATTGTGATCTCAAGTGCAAGAATGTGCTTCTAGGCTCTTCTGGTAATGTAAAATTGGCAGATTTTGGATGCGCAAAGAGGGTAAAAGACGTGGGAAGGAATGTGAATTTATTGCATTCCTGGCAGGATATTGGAGGCACTCCACTGTGGATGGCTCCTGAAGTTCTGAGAAAAGAACGATTGGATTTCGCTTCGGATATATGGTCCTTGGGATGCACTGTCATTGAAATGGCTACAGGAAAAACTCCTTGGTCTGGTCTGCAGGTTTCGAATCCAATGGCTGCAGTGTTAAAGATCGCGTGCAGCGATGAGAAGCCTCGATCTCCAACTCACTTTTCTGAGGAGGGACTAGATTTCTTGACCAGATGCTTGGAAAGGAATCCTGAAATGAGGTGGAGCGCTGAAGAACTGCTTGACCATCCATTTATTTCTGCCAAATTGCAGAGGAAATTCGCGTGCTCACCTGTAAGTGTTTTCGAGGTTGGTATCTTTGATGAGGCTTATGAATCAGATGAATCAGTAAGTCCTAATGAAGACGAGTTCCGAGGCAGAAATCCTTTCTCAACAAGGCATTGCGAGGAAAGGAAGAGAATAGAAAGGAGGCAGCGGGCTGCAGATAATGACTTTGGCTCATCAGAAGACTGGATTACTGTTAGATCAGGTTGA
- the LOC110672283 gene encoding uncharacterized protein LOC110672283, with protein sequence MACESAKEAWDKLRLEFQGSHKTKQMQIFNLRKEFELLRLKETEKVKDYIDRVMKIVNQIRLLGEEFEEKRIVQKPMLFKPWSKEKLLERRRVQVKVLLASQKSKTQSDGGFKKQSGGKRGKEKKDQQNSRRKYRKYKFPLCPHYKKTNHTENYYWCRLRVHCRSYKQFGHVDKQLKILMCGSLIVDAHIMTANLKNFKCLDGEYSSKVRLGDGRLWE encoded by the exons ATGGCATGTGAATCTGCAAAAGAAGCTTGGGACAAGTTAAGACTAGAGTTCCAAGGAAGTCATAAAACAAAGCAAATGCAGATCTTCAACTTAAGGAAGGAGTTTGAGCTGCTCAGACTGAAGGAAACTGAGAAGGTGAAAGATTATATTGACAGGGTTATGAAGATTGTTAATCAAATCAGGTTGTTGGGGGAAGAATTTGAAGAAAAGAGAATTGTGCAGAAG CCAATGCTCTTCAAGCCGTGGAGCAAAGAAAAACTTTTAGAGAGGAGGAGAGTTCAAGTGAAAGTGCTCTTGGCATCTCAAAAGTCTAAGACTCAGTCTGATGGTGGATTTAAAAAGCAATCAGGTGGAAAAAGAGGTAAAGAGAAAAAGGATCAGCAGAACAGTAGAAGGAAATACAGAAAATACAAGTTTCCACTTTGTCCTCATTACAAGAAAACCAATCATACTGAAAATTATTATTGGTGCAGGCTAAGAGTTCATTGCAGGTCCTATAAGCAATTTGGTCATGTGGATAAG CAGCTCAAGATTCTGATGTGTGGCTCATTGATAGTGGATGCACACATCATGACTGCaaatttgaagaattttaaaTGCTTGGATGGAGAATATTCTTCCAAAGTCAGACTTGGTGATGGCAGACTGTGGGAGTAA